acacacacacactgtctccgacacaccctctctcacacacacacacacacacacacacacgtgcacgccctctctctcacatacacaccctctctcacgcacatacacacacacatgctctctctctcacacacacacacgctctacctctctcacacacacactcacacacacaccggtcACACCCGATCACTTAGCCAGGCATATAAAcgcatatacatacacactcacacacacaaatcacaccaCAGGCATTCAGGCAGAGTCTCTCAGTCAGTTCAACATTTAACTCTCTTTACCAGACAACagtgctgcagatgctagaaatctgaaataagaaaagaaaatgctggcaatactcaaaaggtctggcaggactttttgagggagaaacagagtttaatgtttcaggtcggtgacccttcatcagatctagGAGTGATTAGAGATGGAAAAGTCTTTAAACCAGATGGGGtaatgagggagggggaggattatgatcaacattcagtttaacaatttcagtatcatccttttattatttaatctctcctgtcttccaccgttTCACAGGTattcccatttgttcattcaggtccaaGCATTTTAatgcatcactggatacaggaacacgtTTAGAAATATCCATAAGTCCTCAATAAAACTGAtaactttgctccagcctgatATATAACTTCCATGTTTttccccttcctcacagttaacttgctgacgattgggatcctgtctcggggaaagtgcggtctctccaaatgtgtcactcgctacctggtggccatgtcagcggcggatctactggtcataatcctggacctgatattgagacacatttctattgtttattgggaacagtttctgttcctgtggtccatccccgtgtgtaatatccacgccatcctgctttacacagtcacagactgttctgtctggttcaccgtcactttcacctttgatcgatttgtggccatttgttgccagaagctgaaaagtaaatattgcagtaagacaacgtcggctgtggttgtgggaacagtgactgtgctgagctgtttaaagaacatcttctggtattttatgctcACAGGTTGGTATGGGCTGTGGAACttcccctggttttgtgatgtaacaatgggtGTTCTGGAAtcacgtgtctggggaacaatcgagttcctccacaacattctaaccccagcgatcccatttgtgctgattctgctgctcaacgctctcactgtcaggcacattttagtgagcagcagaggacgcaggagactccgggctcacagcagtggggagagtcgcagagacccagagatggagagtcgaaggaaatctatcattttactgttagttatctcggggaatttcatcctgttgtgggccctgttaatgatgTATTCGATGTGGAGGCGGATGTTGAACTTGGGATATGAATCTGTTTATCTCCCTGATTTTCTgctggaattgggcttcatgctgcagctcctgagttgctgcacaaacactgcaatttacgccgtgacccagactcagttcagagaactggtgaagaatgtgttgaaatatCCCTTTACACAATTGTTAAATTCAATCAATGATCAGAGGGGGGGGGGCtgttaccatggagacagagcgggggcggggcctgttaccatggagacagagcggaagCGGGGTCTGTCACCACGGTAACAGTCCAGGAGCGGGGTCTGTCAGCATGGAAAAAAgaacgggggcggggcctgtcaccacggagacagagcgggggctggGCCTGTCAACATggaaaacagagcgggggaggggactgtcaccacggagacagagcggaggcggagtctgtcaccatggagacaaagcaggCGCGGGACCAGCATGACGGAGACacggtgggggcggggcctgtcaccacggagacatagCGGGGGCGGGAACTGTCAACActgagacagagcgggggtgggacCAGTCACCATGAAGACAGAGCGGGCTCGGGGCCTGTCAAAATTGACtcagagtgggggcggggcctgtcaccactgagacagagcgggggcggggcatgTCTCCACAGAGACACAGCGGGCGCGGGGCCTTTCAACATTGAGACAGAGCTGGGGCGGGGCCTACCTCCATGGAGAAACAGCGGGGTggggcctgtcaccacggagacacagtgggggcggggcctgtcaccatggagacagacccggggcgggtctgttaccatggagacagagcgggttctcggcctgtcaccatggagacagagcgatgGCGCAGCCTGTCAACTGTGAGACAAAGCGGGGGCTGGGCCTGTCACCGTGGAGACAGAGCCGAGGCGGGGACTCAGACGACggacacagagcgggggaggggcctgtcaccgtgGAGACAGAGCAGGAGCGGGGCCTGTCATCACGGAGACAGTGCGGAGGTGGGGCCTGTCACCGTGTAGACAGAGCAGAGGCGGGGACTGAGactacggagacagagcgggggaggggcctctcaacaTGGGGAAAGtgcgagggcggggtctgtttccccggtgatggaggagggcggcggggtctgtttccagagtggctgggagttggggtggggtctgtttcctgggtgattggggagtggggacGCAGTCAGTTTCTAGGTTGACgacgagtgggggtggggtctgtttccagggtgacggtggaGTATTGTGGGGCCAGTTTCCAGCGTGACGGGGAGTGCCGGCGGGTTCATTTAGCAGGGTGAGGGAGAGTGGCAGCGTGGTCTGTTTATGCAGTgacggagagagggggcggggtctgttaccagggtgacagggagtgggcttggggtctgttaccagggtgacggggagtggggtcggggtctgttaccagggtgaaggGGAATGGGGCTGGGTTTGTTTCTCCAGTGATTGAATGTGGGCGGGGTTTAGTTCCTGGGTGACGggcatgggggcggggtctgttgccagggtgactgggtgtgggggcggggtctattagcAGGGTGAAGGTGTGTGAGGGCGGGGTCAGATTCCTCATTGATGGAGGATTTTGGAcggtttctgtttccagggtgacagggaattAGGTCcgggtctgtttccacggtgacggaGGAGTGGAGGCGGAGTCCTTTGCCAAGGGTGATGGAGAATTGGAGGTGATGCCTGTTTCCATGGGTGATGTAGAGTGGGGGCGGGatcagtttccaaggtgacggagagcgggggcggtgtctatttccagggtgacggggagtggtggcggggtgtgtAACCAGGGCGAAGGGAAGTGGGGGCTGGGTCTGAATCCCCAGTAACGGAGGAGTTTGGCTCGGTTCtgcttccagggtgacagggaactaggtccgggtctgtttccagggtgacggaggagtgggggcgtggtccttTGCcaagggtgacggaggagtggaggCGATGTCTGTTTCCATGGGTGACGGGGAGTGGCGAGAGGGTCTGTctccagggtgatggagagtgggggcgggctctgtttccagggtgatggtgagtgggggccgggtctgtttccacggtgatggtgggtgggggcggtgtctgtttctgcagtgatggagagagggggcggtatctgttaccagggtgacggggagtgggtttggggtctgttaccagggtgatggggagtgcggtcgtggtctgttaccagggtgaaggGGAATGCGGCTGGGTTTGTTTCTCCAGTGATTGAATGGGGGCGGGGTTTGGTTCCTGGGTGACGggcatgggggcggggtctgttgccagggtgactgggtgtgggggcggggtctgtttctgtggtgatggggtgtgggggcggtgtctgtttccaagggTGACGGGGAGTGAAGGGGGGGTCTGTTTCCGTAGTAACGGAGGAGTGGGATGGGATCTGTTTCACTGGTGAAGGAGGAGTGGGGGCGTGGCCTGTTTCCAGTGtggcggaggagtgggggcggggtctgtttcaagcGTGACGGAAATGGGGGCGGcgtttgtttccagggtgatgaaggagtggaggcggggtctgtttccagggtgacgtagAGTAGGGGTGGGGTCTGCTtcaagggtgacggggagtgggagcgtggttggtttccagggacatggagagttggggcggggtctgtttccagggtgacagagagtgggggcggtgtctgtttccaaggtgatgtgtCTGGGGGCGTGGTCAGTTTCCAGTGTGCTGGGGagtaggggcggggcctgtttccagggtgacggggagtgggggcattGTCTGtgtccagggtgacggagagtgggggcagggtctgtttccagggtgatggagagtgggggtagGATCTGTTTCCAAGATGATGGGGACTGGGGGCTGGGTCATTTTCCAGAGTGacggtggagtgggggcggggcctctttccagggtgacagggagtggaggcggggacagtttccagtgtgATGGAGTGTGGCGGCGGGGCCAGTTTACAGGCTCACGTGGAGTAGGGGCGGTGTCTCTTTCCAGGGTGAGGGACAGTGTGGGCGGGGACCGTTTCTccagtgacggagagtgggggcggggtctgtttctccagtgacggaatgtgggcggggtctgtttccaggatgacggggagtggaggcgatgtctgttaccagggtgacgagtATCGTGTTGGCTCCtgctaccagggtgacggggagtggggtcggtgtctgtttccagggtgacggggtgtgggcGCGAGATCTGTTACCAGTGTGAAaggcagtgggggtggggtctgattTCCTCGTGACAGAAGAGTttaggcgggatctgtttccagggtgacagggagttaagtcggggactgtttccagggtgatggaataGAGGGGGCGGGGTCCGTGGCCAAGGGTGATGGAGGTTGCAGGTGATGTCTGTTTCcatgggtgatggggagtgggggcgtggtcagtTTCCAagtgtgacggagagtgggggcggggtctgtttccagggtgacaaaaAATGGCGGCGGCGTCTTTTGACAATGTGACGGGGTGTGTGggtgggatctgtttccagggtgacggaggaatGGGGcgggaccagtttccagggtgatggggagtggaggcggggtctgtttccagggtgatggagaggggcggccgggtctgtttccaaggtgacggggtgtggggattgggtcagtttccagggtgacggggactgggggcggcgtctgtttctgCAGTGACGGAGAGTTGGCACGGGGTCTGCTTCTCCTGTGATGGAATGGGGGCGAGGTCTGTCTCCTGGgttacggggagtgggggcggggtctgtttccagtgtgacggggagtggaggcggggtatgttaccagggtgacgaggaGTGGTGTCAGGCTCTGTTACCagcgtgacggggagtgggggcgggggtctgttAACAGCGTGAAGGGGAATGTGGTGGGTTTGTTCCTCTCGTGACGGaaagggggcgtggtctgtttctatGGTGACGGagtgtgggggcggggactgtttccaaggtgacgaggCGTGGggctggggtctgtttccagggtgatggaggagtgggggcggggccagtttccagggtgatggggagtgggggcggcgtctgtttccaggttgacgcaggagtgggggcggggtctgtttccagggtgatggagagtggggcggggtctgtttccaagatgacggggtgtggggatgcagtcagtttccagggtgacggggagtgggggcgccgTCTGTTTCTGCAGTgccggagagtgggggtggggtctgtttctcctgatggaatgggggcggggtctgtttccagtgtgacggggtgTGGGGGTGCAGTCAGTTACCagcgtgacggggagtgggggcggtgtctgttaacAGGGTGAAGGGGAATGGGGGCAGGGTTTGTTTCTCCATTGATGGAATTGGGGCGTGGCCTGTTTCTATGGAACGCAGTGTGGGTTtggggtcagtttccaaggtggCAGGGCGTtgcggtggggtctgtttccatggtgacggggagtgggggcggtgtctgtttccagggtgacggggagtgtgggtggtgtctgttaccagggtgaaggGGAATGGGGGCGGGATTTGTTTTtatggtgacggagagtgggggcgggctctgtttctCCAGAgatgcagtgggggcggggtctgtttccagggtgatggagagtaggggcggggtctgtgtccagggtgatggagtgtgggggcgtggtcagtttccagggtgatggagaatCGTGCTGGTGTCTGTTTCCAAGGAGATGGGTGTGGGTTGGGGTCTGGTTCCAGGGAGACAGAGGAGTTGTGGCCGGTCCAGTTTCCAGTGtgactgggagtgggggcggggtcacattccagggtgacggggagtgaggTCGGTGTCTGTTTCCACATTGATggagagtgtgggcggggtctgtttctcctGTGACGgtacgggggcggggtctgtttcctggctgatggggagtgtgggcggggtctgtttccagggtgacggcgaGTGCGGGTggggtctgttcccagggtgactgGGAGTGGGGCCGGgttctgttaccatggtgacgtgtagtgggggcggggactgttaccagggtGAAGGGGTGTGGGTGCGAGGTTTGTTTATCCAGTGACagattggggcggggtctgtttcctgggtgacggggagtggggcggggtctgtttccagggagatgcggagtgggggtggcgtctgttaccagggtgacggggagtgggggcggggacttttACCAGTGTGAAGGGCAATGGGGGCGGGATTTGTTTCTCCAGTGTCAGAATGTGGGCAggatctgtttccatggtgacggggtgtcggggcgtggtctgttaccatggtgatggggcgtggaggcggtgtctgtttccaaagatgacgggagtggggacaGCGTCTGTTTCAAGGGTGATGGAAATGGGGCGCTGGGTTTGCTTCCAGGGTGATGCAggtttgggagcggggtctgtttccagagtgacgtagAGTGGGGGTGGGTTCtgcttccagggtgatggggagtggggaagtggtcagtttccagtgtgatggagagtgggggCGTTGTCAGTtcccagggtgacggagagtgggggcgggttctgcttccagggtgacggggtgtggcGGCGGGGCCCGTTTCCAGGCTGACGGGGAGTAGGGGCGTGGTCTCTTTCTAGGGCGAGTGACCGTGGGGACTGGGTCCGTTTCTCCAGTAACGGAGATTGGGGCGGTGTCTGCTACTCCAGTGACAgaatgggggcagggtctgttttcaGGGTGACAGCGAgttggtgcggggtctgtttccagggtgtcggggagtgagggcgaggtttgttaccagggtgacggggagtggggtcggggtctgttaccagggtgttggtgagtgggggcggggtctgtttccagggtgacggggtgtgggggcgaGGGCTGTTACCAGGGTTAGGGGGatgggggcggggtctggttcCCCAGAGACAGAGGAGTtttggcgggttctgtttccagggtgacagggagttaggtcggggactgtttccagggtgacggagtatgGGTGGCAGGGCCCGTTGCcaagggtgacggaggagtggaggTGATGTCTGTTTtcaagggtgacggggagtgggggcggggtctgtttccaagggtgactgggagtgggggcaggttctgtttccagggtgacaaaaATTggcggtggggtctgtttccaaggtgacggcgtgtGGGggtgggttctgtttccagggtgacgaggagTGGGGTCGGGTTCTGCTACCAGCgtgctggggagtgggggtggggtctgttaccaggctgaaggggaatgggggaggggtttgTTTCGCCATTGACGGAATGGGGCGGAGTCTTTTTGCATGGTGGCGAagtgtgggagtggggtctgtttccaaggtgacggggtgtggggatggggacggcttccagggtgatggaggagtgtgggCGTGGTcaatttccagggtgacggggagtgggggcggggtcagatttcagtgtgacggggagtgggggcggggtctgttttccagtgtgagggagagtgggggcggtATCTGCTTcaacagtgacagagagtgggggcagggtctgtttccagggcgACGGAGAAGTGGGGGCGTGGGCTCTTACCCGTGCGATGAAGGAGTGagtacggggtctgtttccagggtgacggaggagtggggtcaGAGCCAGTTTcctgggtgatggggagtgggggcggtgtttaTGTCCAGGCGGACGggatgtgggagcggggtctgtttccagggtgacgtggaatgtgggcggggtcattTTCCAGGGCGACGGGCTGTCGGGTAggggtctatttccagggtgatggggagtgggggcggggtctgtttccagggtgacgggatgtgggggcgtggtctgttaccaggg
This genomic interval from Heterodontus francisci isolate sHetFra1 chromosome 21, sHetFra1.hap1, whole genome shotgun sequence contains the following:
- the LOC137381030 gene encoding probable G-protein coupled receptor 139, which produces MFFPFLTVNLLTIGILSRGKCGLSKCVTRYLVAMSAADLLVIILDLILRHISIVYWEQFLFLWSIPVCNIHAILLYTVTDCSVWFTVTFTFDRFVAICCQKLKSKYCSKTTSAVVVGTVTVLSCLKNIFWYFMLTGWYGLWNFPWFCDVTMGVLESRVWGTIEFLHNILTPAIPFVLILLLNALTVRHILVSSRGRRRLRAHSSGESRRDPEMESRRKSIILLLVISGNFILLWALLMMYSMWRRMLNLGYESVYLPDFLLELGFMLQLLSCCTNTAIYAVTQTQFRELVKNVLKYPFTQLLNSINDQRGGGCYHGDRAGAGPVTMETERKRGLSPR